A stretch of DNA from Mobula hypostoma chromosome 22, sMobHyp1.1, whole genome shotgun sequence:
GGACAGGGTCTAAAGTTGTAACTTCAAAAAGTCCTTTATTTTCATAGGAATGTACATAAATCATACTTTGTATGCTATAAAAACAATAGAACAATGTCTTGTTCAAGGTTAATTTTGGTGTATTCAAAAAAGAAAACTATGTAAATGCAAGTTCTTCCTGTTGGCTGTAGAATATTGGTGATCAAAAAGCAAAATTTCCCCAAGTCTTTTGACACATAGCTGAGTACAAGGAAGAAGAGTTTTAAGTATCAGTCAATAAATGAGAATTTCATGCAAATATGCTTTACTATGATTACAATTACACactaaatgcattttaaaaaatcatttatgGATCTAGTCGAAAATGAGCATCAAAAGTAAACTCAGCAGTTCAAACAAAAAGTAAAGATTTACCTCCTTTCTTGATAGGTGGTCCAAAATAGTGCActtggatttttttgcatcaaGTAGAAAACAGTTGTTAATATATCCTCAAAGTCTGAAAGATCAATTTGAAGGGGAAATTTCAAAGCTTACACATTTTAATATTTGCTCACATTCAAAACAATGAAAAGCTATATCTGGAAGCTTGGCAGTGAGTCTTGGTACAAAAATGTATTcatcatcttaaaagtttctcctGTGCAAGTGAAAATAGTTACAAATCATAAAGCTCATTTCATTGGGTTTTACAATACAACTTCAACTGCACGTTTTGTGAATTAAGGCATAAAAGCAAAATTCATTTTGACTGAAATATACTCCAATTATTCACCTCAtaagttaaaaataaaaaaagaggTTCAGTTGCCAGTTGATTATATATCTACAATTGAAAAATTGTCAACTTCCTTTTCAGTCATGTTCACTCTTCTCGTATTTACTACCATTGCAACAGGAAAACTATATTTTGTCACCCAGACCCAGGCTGCCATTTTTCAGTGATCCAAACTTGTATCAAGACCAAGCTATTCTGTTTTAGAATACACAGCAAGGTAAATAGGTCCTAGAAGTCAAAGAAGTCGATGGGAAGAAGTTATCAAAGATTATTTTATTGCAATTCAGTTGATAGAGCAATGTCATACTGTTCATTTCATTTCAGTCAGTTTATTGTTCCTTTGTTTGGCAtctatttcattattttccttctAAAGTATTCAAGAATGCTTTTATTTGGAAGTCATTGCAGTTTGTTTTGAAGTTTAAGCTCATCTGACTGAAATCATAATCTTGTCGAATCTAACTAAAGCCCATATTATGGGCAGTGTTTTCTCTGTTAATTATCAGCAATTAAAGTAAGTTTTACAATGCTCCTGGAAAAAGAAAGCATATAATAGGTTTTGTCAATTTCAATCTTTACCTTCAGGTTCATAGAACACATCAGATCCTAGAATAATGTCTATTTGTGGCAACTGCACCAGATCAGGAGATATTTGTCCCCAGGTTAGACCAATGACAGGCACATCTTCAAGATTGTTGATCTGGCAGCTTCGCTGACAGTTATCCAAACAATTCTGAAACACTGCAGAGTCTGATAAAATTACACTGGCACCACATTTTGCTGCGACAATACCGGGTAAGCTTGCACCAGCTCCAATCTAGTTGGgggaatgaatgatagaaaatatTAGAATCATAAAGAGACATGCAGCAGGTAAAGAAGCCCTTTTGTCCATTATCCATCTAACCCATCATTCATGCCCATCTgcaaatcccattttcctgcatttgacccatattatgttttgtaactccagaaaatgtacaaaaatttacaaGAAAAACCTAAGTCCAGGGATACTCATGGAATTAAATTTTACTACAGTGCAGTGCTCATATATGACGTATGCCTAATAAAATACTTgtacatataatctgtaatgaattacataaatgacagaatgcttaatcaatagTTACAATATTACTATAATAGTAAATACACTATACTCCCTGTTTAGCTACAAATAGAATGTATCTCAACTCAATTATATCTTGCTCtctagcatttccatgattagttgtcatcttgaattcgatcttgtaattgtgtcctccaagaaagtgcccatctctgcatttgtgctgctgctgttagtggaacacccttctgtggattgaaaatggacaccagtggttgatgagggtaaactgtctcccatacaagtactggttgaagcgttttgcaccccaaaccagactcacgGCCTGTCAATCTGCATAATTTTTCCCTGCAGCAgtagggaatgtgatgcaaaggctatggatTTTTtttacttccatcactcataacgtgAAATAACTGTACCAATACTATAAGACaaggtgtcacaggcaagcttcactggacgatgtggatcCTGATATGAGTAGAGTGACATCATtttctttgccttttggaaagtcaCCTCACACCGCTTTGTccgttgccatttcttcccgatctgtaataatggagtggagcacagcagccaggtttggcaggaacctgttttagtaattgacaaatcctaaaaatgaCCGCAACTGTGGCATGTCCTTTGGTCTTGGGGAATCcactactgcttgaattttctcagcacacttgtcaTGTTGTACTATTCTTTTtcacactgtcttgagattttgggagATGCTCCTTtgcatccttactggtaacaatgatgtcatccacatAACACCAAGTGTCTGGGCAGCATTGTAGCCCCTGATCTGTAGCTTTCTGtcagagtgtaggtgcagatgctactccaaaaataagcctactatagtgataaagccctttgtgagtgtttattgtgagaaacactttggactcttcttccacctccatttgtaagtaggcctcagctaagtccactttactGAAAAGTTTACAAATAtaccctctatcctgggcagaggataGGATATTGAAGTACTGAGTTGATGGTAACATTAAATTCACCACAGATCATGATGGACCCATTCTTCTTGACTACTGGGACCACTAACATTGTTTCTACTCAACCTtcgaaagaatttcttcagcctccatgcaatctagctcactgtctactttatcacagatggtataaagaACCTTACAGGCTTTGTTAATCTTTGGTGTGGCATCttcatttaatactattttacATTTGATATGTTTAAATTTCCCAATGCCatctttgaacactgctgtggcatcatacagtacatttcttaatttgctttcaattgACCATTGCAAGCAATTTgcaatgcaaatggtggatggatctcttatcaaattgtagttgtctcagccaatcatagcCTCAGT
This window harbors:
- the LOC134360252 gene encoding histone-arginine methyltransferase METTL23-like isoform X3, which encodes MSGRGSVSLKRFSFVLGPLADGPESLEVYIPEIGAGASLPGIVAAKCGASVILSDSAVFQNCLDNCQRSCQINNLEDVPVIGLTWGQISPDLVQLPQIDIILGSDVFYEPEDFEDILTTVFYLMQKNPSALFWTTYQERSADWSIEALLYKWNLKCIHIQLETFSADEEHLAGSALPGSHTVHMMIIGLKSNITSVI
- the LOC134360252 gene encoding histone-arginine methyltransferase METTL23-like isoform X4, which translates into the protein MAKVQYKIGAGASLPGIVAAKCGASVILSDSAVFQNCLDNCQRSCQINNLEDVPVIGLTWGQISPDLVQLPQIDIILGSDVFYEPEDFEDILTTVFYLMQKNPSALFWTTYQERSADWSIEALLYKWNLKCIHIQLETFSADEEHLAGSALPGSHTVHMMIIGLKSNITSVI
- the LOC134360252 gene encoding histone-arginine methyltransferase METTL23-like isoform X2, which translates into the protein MTTRVRPTSGRPELKVLDPQYGLYIWPCSVVLAQYVWFNKSEVKGKTILEIGAGASLPGIVAAKCGASVILSDSAVFQNCLDNCQRSCQINNLEDVPVIGLTWGQISPDLVQLPQIDIILGSDVFYEPEDFEDILTTVFYLMQKNPSALFWTTYQERSADWSIEALLYKWNLKCIHIQLETFSADEEHLAGSALPGSHTVHMMIIGLKSNITSVI